From the genome of Ptychodera flava strain L36383 chromosome 20, AS_Pfla_20210202, whole genome shotgun sequence, one region includes:
- the LOC139120144 gene encoding regulator of G-protein signaling 12-like isoform X1 codes for MHQTRRKKKRPIMANLKTVEVARGRNGYGFTLSGQSPCILSCIMGGSPAELAGLKAGDYVMAVNGENVAKLSHEQVVKLIGVSTAVLRLTIAEKQRRDHSDSSDDDFVVNRPRPRSHPRMKTRTPPTPTNDYQSQNASRVDKVVEDLFRGTLFGTAVSTDAVEEIDEDEENEKSDKDSRLAPGHLSPYNKSGKFEVFLKKPHKLYDRKVWTGKGFDDEMGAKAKKNKPKYSERHQVAKQQMQFMYQQQQQHQQHLQQQHLQQQHLQQQHMQQQHLQQQHFQQQYDPGRFMSTPDPALIHRPLSPLEVSSILYPSLQPHVSAAIPLDIEHELDEDDLYLSVVVGYLGSIEIPAEANLQTASLQAIRGCVRRLRIEQRIHTLVLMEITIRDVRLVTSNGAIVVVYPAEKLAFTGVCPDDKRFFGLVTMHGLEDAHEMGALDKENFGSSCHVFMVDPEICAHNVHAKKAAKFGIQCAVDPETNGCREFPRSAKPILRTLAKLYQDRHNGLYVNELQRAQVYMSGDYPLDARRSNSNSSNSDSGIGYCRDSEGMNGSGSGDRIVVDNPKSMHGSYDGQGTPTPNRLLVKADVMHNSFDVPYPSSMKQHLSAEVLHKNVTSVDMASRLSPRVRTHPQELDRPVSRLSMNVYSDSVDSNDAQESLNRAQHVSENEYSDEPKTMARAPTGLPPTGIHRHSMYAKVDNTGSKKDAAERETQGVSARRISDGRILLKNQDLRNGSGKALMHRGMKNKKSPGW; via the coding sequence ATGCATCAAACTAGGAGAAAGAAGAAACGGCCAATCATGGCAAACTTAAAGACAGTTGAAGTCGCCAGGGGACGGAACGGGTATGGGTTCACCCTGTCGGGTCAGTCACCCTGTATTCTGAGCTGTATTATGGGCGGAAGCCCTGCCGAACTGGCGGGTCTAAAGGCAGGCGATTATGTGATGGCCGTCAACGGGGAAAACGTCGCCAAGCTTTCGCACGAGCAAGTGGTGAAACTTATCGGAGTGTCGACCGCAGTGCTGCGACTGACAATAGCCGAAAAACAACGGCGTGACCACAGCGATTCCTCGGATGACGATTTCGTCGTCAACAGGCCCAGGCCGAGATCTCACCCGAGAATGAAAACCAGAACGCCTCCCACACCGACGAACGATTACCAGAGTCAGAATGCGAGTCGAGTTGACAAAGTCGTTGAGGACCTGTTCCGGGGAACTCTATTCGGAACTGCAGTGTCTACAGATGCTGTCGAGGAGATTGACGAGGACGAGGAGAACGAGAAAAGTGACAAGGATTCAAGGCTGGCTCCGGGACACCTCAGTCCCTACAACAAGTCAGGTAAATTTGAGGTCTTCTTGAAGAAACCCCATAAGTTGTATGACCGCAAAGTGTGGACTGGGAAGGGGTTCGATGATGAAATGGGAGCCAAAGCTAAAAAGAACAAACCAAAATACTCAGAGAGACACCAAGTTGCAAAGCAGCAGATGCAGTTTATgtatcagcagcagcagcaacaccaGCAACACCTGCAGCAACAACACCTGCAGCAACAACACCTGCAACAGCAACACATGCAACAGCAACACTTGCAACAGCAGCACTTTCAACAGCAGTATGACCCTGGTCGTTTCATGTCTACCCCAGACCCAGCCTTGATACACAGACCGTTGTCGCCTTTGGAGGTTTCAAGCATCCTTTACCCATCACTGCAACCCCATGTTAGTGCTGCTATACCTCTTGACATTGAGCACGAACTTGATGAGGATGACCTGTATTTAAGTGTTGTTGTTGGATACTTGGGATCAATAGAAATTCCAGCGGAAGCCAACCTCCAAACTGCCAGTTTGCAAGCCATCCGTGGATGTGTCAGGAGGCTGAGGATTGAACAGCGGATCCACACGCTTGTGTTGATGGAGATCACCATCAGGGATGTAAGACTAGTTACCTCAAACGGTGCCATCGTTGTAGTTTACCCTGCTGAAAAGTTGGCGTTTACGGGAGTTTGCCCCGACGATAAGCGCTTTTTTGGCCTTGTAACTATGCATGGACTTGAAGACGCTCATGAGATGGGTGCTCTTGACAAGGAGAATTTCGGAAGTTCTTGTCATGTATTCATGGTAGACCCTGAAATCTGTGCTCACAATGTTCATGCAAAGAAAGCTGCCAAGTTTGGAATCCAGTGCGCCGTGGATCCGGAAACCAACGGATGTCGAGAGTTTCCGCGGTCGGCCAAACCGATTCTACGGACACTGGCAAAATTATACCAGGATCGGCACAACGGTCTGTACGTCAACGAATTACAGCGTGCTCAGGTATACATGAGCGGTGACTATCCGCTTGATGCAAGACGAAGCAATAGCAACAGCAGTAACAGTGACAGTGGGATAGGATATTGCCGAGATTCGGAGGGTATGAATGGATCGGGCTCTGGTGATCGCATAGTTGTTGATAATCCCAAAAGTATGCATGGATCCTATGATGGACAGGGTACTCCAACTCCCAACAGACTGTTAGTAAAAGCTGATGTGATGCACAATTCATTTGATGTTCCATATCCCTCGTCCATGAAACAGCATTTGTCCGCAGAGGTCCTACATAAAAATGTGACTTCAGTCGATATGGCATCCCGACTTTCACCTCGCGTACGAACCCATCCTCAGGAGTTAGATCGGCCAGTATCAAGGCTAAGTATGAATGTTTATTCAGATTCTGTAGATTCCAATGATGCACAGGAATCTTTGAATAGAGCACAGCATGTATCTGAAAATGAATACAGTGATGAACCAAAAACCATGGCCAGGGCACCCACAGGATTACCCCCAACTGGAATTCACAGACATTCCATGTATGCCAAAGTGGATAATACTGGCAGCAAAAAGGATGCAGCTGAGAGGGAAACCCAGGGTGTTAGCGCCAGAAGAATATCGGATGGTAGAATATTACTGAAGAATCAG
- the LOC139120147 gene encoding CDK2-associated and cullin domain-containing protein 1-like, protein MDEPMEDQCGEHQPNEDQQQSTAEAERKKLPSLLRPVVMGAITKEEYESQYWPKLESAITQLLTQTPGDYIPISYEQMYSCVYKCVCQQHSEQMYNDLLTVISKHLERLSLELQSSPQESYVGSFNFALNQYTQALGGIVPIFNYMNRFYVATKLNTDLKDELSKLFTIYVADKHVPLLFSLLEEAQTKPFAVSPPTMANIVKGLYQLKPELAQLKPHLFARFIPNIFPPAKEELLEQYIVETQQMQRELEKCGYTRGDQSRKRPGEDSIPKNLPLSFMPKNTSS, encoded by the exons ATGGATGAGCCCATGGAAGATCAGTGCGGCGAACACCAGCCTAATGAAGACCAACAGCAGTCAACGGCTGAAGCCGAACGTAAGAAGTTGCCATCACTTCTTAGGCCAGTAG ttaTGGGTGCAATAACAAAAGAAGAATATGAAAGCCAGTATTGGCCCAAGTTAGAGAGTGCTATCACTCAACTCCTGACCCAAACACCGGGTGATTACATCCCAATATCCTATGAACAGATGTACAG CTGTGTTTACAAGTGTGTTTGTCAACAACATTCAGAACAGATGTACAATGATCTACTTACAGTCATTAGTAAACATTTAGAAAGACTGTCACTGGAATTACAA TCTAGTCCACAAGAATCCTACGTAGGAAGTTTTAACTTTGCACTAAACCAATATACACAAGCTTTAGGAGGTATTGTTCCAATTTTTAATTACATG AATCGTTTTTACGTAGCAACAAAACTCAATACAGATTTAAAAGATGAATTATCTAAGTTATTCACAATATATGTAGCAGACAAACATGTTCCATTATTATTCA GTTTATTAGAAGAAGCACAGACAAAGCCATTTGCAGTTTCGCCACCAACCATGGCAAATATTGTCAAAGGCCTTTATCAACTCAAACCAG aattggcACAGCTAAAACCACATCTATTTGCAAGATTTATTCCAAATATCTTTCCTCCTGCAAAAGAGGAGCTGCTTGAACAGTATATCGTAGAAACACAACAGATGCAACGAGAGCTGGAAAAATGTGGTTACACAAG GGGGGACCAAAGCAGGAAGAGGCCAGGAGAAGACAGTATACCCA aaaatttacctTTAAGCTTTATGCCAAAGAACACAAGCAGCTGA